DNA from Brevibacterium sp. 'Marine':
CCGGGTTGTCGAAGGCCTACCGGGTCGCAGGCTACCGTTCCGGCTGGTTGGCGATCACCGGACCGCTGGACGAGGCGCACAGCTACCTCGAGGGCATCAAGCTGCTCGCGAATATGCGCATGTGCTCGAACGTTCCGGCCCAGCACGCGATCCAAGCGGCCCTGGGCGGGAAGCAGTCGATCGATGATCTCGTTCTGCCGACGGGCCGCCTCGGCGCGCAGATGCAGGTCGCCTATGAAGGGCTCAATTCGATCGACGGCGTCTCGGCCCACCGCGCCGACGGTGCGCTGTACATGTTCGCGAAGCTCGATGTCGAGAAGTTCGGCATCACCGACGACGAGCAGTTCGCCCTCGATCTGCTGCGCGAACAGAAGATCCTCGTCTCCCACGGCACGGCCTTCAACTGGCCGAAGCCCGACCATTTCCGACTCGTCACCCTGCCGTCGGTCGAGGTGCTCACCGAGGCGATCGAACGCCTCGACACGTTCCTCTCCGGCTACCGGCAGGTCGCTCCGACGACGTGCGAGCTGCCCGTGGTGCGCGAAACCGAGCACGCGGCATCGCCCGCAGCCGGCTGACGGGCCGAACCGACGAGACCGCGTCATCAAAAAGGGCGAGCGCCTCATTGAGAATCATGTGGTGCCGGGCGGACATCGAACCGTCCGGCACCACGGCTTCCGTCCGGCACCGTCTCTGAGGTGGGTATCCTGACTCAGTAACAATCACCATCGAGCCGAAGGCGGGTAGGGATGCCGCACCTCATCGAAGTGTGGAACGACACCGTCGACTCCCGCCACCTCACCGGCGGCATCGCCATCTCCGTCGGCATCGCAGTCACCGCCTATCTCGTCGCCGACCATCTCTTCGCCGCGGCCGGGCAGACGGAACTCGGCCACTCCTATGCTCTGCTCTTCGGCATTCTCGGGTGCATCCTCGGCGCCGTGATCACTGGCTTCCTGTTCAAGCCCAAACGCGTGATCACGAGCCCGACGACCGACACGCGCAGCCGGCAGGAGATCATCGACGAGATCGTCGAGGAGTACGGCGACCTCGGCGACCCGCGCGAACTCCCCGAGGCGGTGCAGGCCGAAGTGCGGGCGCTCGGTCTCTTCGACGCCCTCCTCGAGAACCATCGGCACCACGTTGCCGATGACGGCGGCAGCGCTCGGGAGACGGACGAACAGCAGTGAGCGCAGACCTCCTCGAGCCCATCCTCTGGGCGATCGGCATGGCCGTGCTCGCCGCCGTGCTGTTCACCGGCATCGGCCTGATCTCCGGCACGGATGAGACGGCAACAGTCGCCCCCATCGCTCTGCTCGTCATCCTCCTCGGCGTCCCGCCCGCCGGCGTCATCGCCTTCTTCCTCGCCGCGGTCATCGCCAAACACATTTCCCACGCCGTGCCGACGACCCTGCTCGGCATCCCCGGTGACACCACCGCGGTGCCGATGCTGCGCGAGGCCCAACTGCTGCGCGCCCTGGGAGTGCCTCACCTGGCACTGCAGAAGGCGATCTCCGGCGGTGTCATCGCTGTGATCATCGCGATCCCGCTGTCCATCCTCTTCGCTCTCGTCCTCACCCCGTTCGCCGAAAGCATCGAGTCCGCGGCTCCGTGGATCTTCGTGGCGGCAGCCGTTCTTGTCGCGTACACCTCGAAGGGAAAGCTCGCCGCCGTCGTTGCGCTCACCGCCTTCGTCCTGCTCATCAGCGGCCTGCAGGCGTTCATCCTGGACCAGAAGGACGCGACGTTCACGACGTCGTTCTTCCTCGGCATCGCCACCGGCCCGCTCATCTTCGACCTGTTCGCGGGACTGTCCCCCGCGGGCAGGAAGGCGATGCGGCAGGAGGGCAAGCGCGAATTCGCCCTCGCCCCCGACGTTCCGCGCTCCGGTGGCCGGATCCCGAACCCCTTCACGGTCCTCGACCGCACCCAGCTGACGTACACGACCGGATCTGCGGTGATCACCTCGGCGACCTTCGTCTTCTCACCCGTGGCCATGGCCGTGCTCATGGGCGAGATCGCCGGCAGCCGGATCAAGAACGGCTTCCACCGGCTGACGACGGTGGCCACGGTGCGCAACGCGACCACCGAATCGACCTATATCGCCGAGACGCTCATTCCCCTCATCGCCATCGGCCTGCCGCTCTCACCCGTGGCCGCCGGTCCCGCGGCACCGCTGTTCAACGCTCCGCCGGTCTACACCCTCGATGCCGAGGCGGGAACGACGAACAACCTCCACGATCTGCTCACGACCGGGCAGTTCGCCCTCTTCGCCGTGATCGCGGCGGTCATCGCCATCGTCATCGCCTACCCGTTCGTGATGACGAACGCCCATCGGGCGGCGACCTGGGTGATGCGATCGGTCTCACACGAGGCGATCATCGCTGGGTTCGCGGCCCTCATCTGCGTCATCTGCCTCTACGAAGGAGGACTGCTGGCACTCGGTGTGACGATCACCGTCGGCCTCGTCGGGGGACTGTTCAACCGGATGATCGGCATGCACGCCGGCGTCCAGTTCATGGGCTATTACGTCGCCGTGCTCACCGTGCCTGCGATCCTTGCCCTGTAAGGCACGCGTCCTGCGGCGTGCACAGTGCTCAGGCCATGAACTTCTGCATGTCGTCGAGCACCCGGTTCGCCGCGACGACCGAAGCGTTGAGGAACCACGGGTCGACGTCGACGGGGAACGCGTGCCCCGCCTCGACGACGTCCAGCTCCTTCCACAGGTCTGACTCGGTGGGACTGGCCTTGCCCTCGGGGAAGGCATGGAAGAGCCAGTCGGCGTCGAGCAGCTCGACCTTCTCCAGCGAGAGCTCATGGCTGGGCCTGTCGTCGAAGCGCTGGGATTCGGGGCGGATCAGCCCGGAGTCCTCGGCGACGATGCTCGCCAGGGAGTGCTTGCCGAAGTAGAGGTACTGATCCCCCTTCGACCGCACAAGCGAGACGCTCTCCTGCGTTCCGCGCTTCCTCCCCCACTCCCGCGCCCGCTTCTCATAGTCCTCGAGCAGCGTTCGGCCCTTCGCCTCTTCGCCGAGTGCCTCGGCGACGATCCCCAGATCGTCTTTGAAGTTCTCCGACCCGCCGTTCGTCTTGACCACCTCGGCGATGCCCGTCAGCTCCTGTTCGAGCTGCGTCTCAGCACGCTTGTTCGACAGGATGAGGTCGGGTTCGAGCTCGGCGATCTTCTCGAGGTCGGGGTTCGCTCGTTCCCCGACGATTTCGATCGCATCGAGGTCGAAGTCCGCACCGAACTCGCCCTTGAGGAAGTCGGGGATCCCGCTGCTGTTCGTCGCCGCGGCCACGGCGACCGTCATGCCCACCGGCATGATCCCCAGAGCCAGGCAGTGGTCGAGGTGGCCGGTCGAGGTCGCGACGATGCGGCTCGGTGCCCCGTCCTTCCTCGCCGAGGCGGAGGACTCAGGCGAGGACGAACCGCCGCTCGAGCAGGCGGAGAGGAGGAGCGCGGATCCGAGTCCGGCCACCCCTCCGAGGAGGGAACGACGGGTGGGCATGGGCGTGCGGACGGCATTCGGAGAGATTGTCACATTGGTGAGCCTACCCTAACCATCCGCGTCGACTTCTCAGCTTCGCGTCAGCAATCGCCGTTTGCGATCACCGCCACTGCGCCGTGACCGTGCGGATGTCGGCGACCACCTCGGCGACGGCGGAATCATGGGCGGCCACGATCGGATCGTGCCGGGCCCGCGACCCCGCCGAGGCGGCCGACCGAGACCGGGACACGAGCAGCACATCGCGCCGGCAGGCACTCAACGGCATCGGGATGACCTCGATGTCGGGGTCGGTCGACAGGGAGGACTCGGGGATCATCGCGACCGCCAGACCGGCCGAGATCATCCGGTTGATGGCCGCGTAATCGTCCATCCGCATCCCCACCCGCGGTTCGAAGCCCGCGGACAGGCAGAAGGATCTGACCACCTCGTCGATGGCATCCCCGGGATCGATGCTGAACGCCCACGTCTGGGACACGAGCACGGCGAGGTCGGGCATGCCGTGGGAGTCACGCTCGATCGGGCCGATCGAGCGCGGCACGCACAGGTGCAGCTGTTCCGAATAGAGGTGAGCGGCATTGAGGGTCGCGGGGATCCACGTTCGGTCGATGTCAGTCGAGACCAGCAGCGCGAGGTCGAGGTCGCCGGATTCGAGCCGGGACACGAGCTTCGCGTGCTCGTCCATCGTCACGTCCAAGGCCGCGGTGAACACCTCGGTCCGCTCGCCCGCGACCGCCTCGTCGCGGGTCTGCCACCGCGGCCGGACCTGCAGCTGATCGTGCAACCGGGGGATCACGCGGGCTCCGACGGTGGGCACCGCCCCGATTCGCACCGGAACGGCCTGGGATTCCCGCCACAGCGCCACCTCGGCGCCGAGGCGGTCGCACAGCCCCAGAATCTCCGTGGCCCGTGCGACGACGAGGCTGCCCACCGAAGTCGGGTGCGATCCGCGTGGTGAGCGGTCGATGAGCGTAGCCCCGAGCCTGCGCTCGAGGTTGCGCAGATGATGATTGACCGTCGGCTGGCTCCACGACAGCGCCGTCGCCGCGGCGGCCACGGATCCGGCCTCGGCGACGGCGCGCAGGGCGACGAGTCCGCGAGTGTCCAGAGGTTCCATTGCTCTCCTCCATCGAGTTCAATACTGACTATAGAGCAAGGGAGGAAAGTTGCTATTCTCCCATACCCGCTCACCTCTCTACTCTGGACACATGACCGTGCACCAGGACTCCCCCATGCCCCCGGCCCCGCACTCCTCCTCGGGGTCGGCGACGCATCCTGCCCTCACGCAGTCCCGCGCACCCTATGCCGAAGCTCTGGCGTATGCGGCCGACCGCAATTCGCTGTTCCTGTCCACTCCCGGACACGGCGGCACGACCGAGGGCATCTCCGCAGGTCAGGCCGAATTCTTCGGCGAGCACACCCTCTCCCTGGACATCCCCCCGCTCTTCGACGGAATCGACCTCGGCGTCGATACCCCGAAGGACGAAGCTCTGCGCCTGGCCGCCGAGGCCTGGGGCGCCCGCCGCACCTGGTTCCTCACCAACGGCTCCTCTCAGGGCAACCGCATGGCCGCCCTGGCCGTCGGCACCCTCGGTTCCGGCGTCGTCGCCCAGCGCAGCGCGCATTCGAGCTTCATCGACGGCATCGTGCTGGCCGGGCTCAACCCCGGCTTCGTCTACCCCAACGTCGACGAGGTCAACGGCATCGCCCACGGCGTCACCCCCGACGCACTGCGCCGGGCCATCCGCAATCACCCCGAGCCGGTGACCGCCGTCTACCTCGTGACCCCGAGCTACTTCGGTGCCGTCGCCGACGTCGAATCCCTCGCCGAGGTGGCCCACGAAGCAGGTGCGGCACTGATCATCGACGCCGCGTGGGGTGCCCATTTCGGCTTCCACCCGGACCTGCCGGCGTCCCCTGTCACCCAGGGCGCCGACATCGTCATCATGAGCACGCACAAGCTCGCCGGTTCGCTCACTC
Protein-coding regions in this window:
- a CDS encoding tripartite tricarboxylate transporter permease produces the protein MSADLLEPILWAIGMAVLAAVLFTGIGLISGTDETATVAPIALLVILLGVPPAGVIAFFLAAVIAKHISHAVPTTLLGIPGDTTAVPMLREAQLLRALGVPHLALQKAISGGVIAVIIAIPLSILFALVLTPFAESIESAAPWIFVAAAVLVAYTSKGKLAAVVALTAFVLLISGLQAFILDQKDATFTTSFFLGIATGPLIFDLFAGLSPAGRKAMRQEGKREFALAPDVPRSGGRIPNPFTVLDRTQLTYTTGSAVITSATFVFSPVAMAVLMGEIAGSRIKNGFHRLTTVATVRNATTESTYIAETLIPLIAIGLPLSPVAAGPAAPLFNAPPVYTLDAEAGTTNNLHDLLTTGQFALFAVIAAVIAIVIAYPFVMTNAHRAATWVMRSVSHEAIIAGFAALICVICLYEGGLLALGVTITVGLVGGLFNRMIGMHAGVQFMGYYVAVLTVPAILAL
- a CDS encoding iron-siderophore ABC transporter substrate-binding protein, which codes for MTISPNAVRTPMPTRRSLLGGVAGLGSALLLSACSSGGSSSPESSASARKDGAPSRIVATSTGHLDHCLALGIMPVGMTVAVAAATNSSGIPDFLKGEFGADFDLDAIEIVGERANPDLEKIAELEPDLILSNKRAETQLEQELTGIAEVVKTNGGSENFKDDLGIVAEALGEEAKGRTLLEDYEKRAREWGRKRGTQESVSLVRSKGDQYLYFGKHSLASIVAEDSGLIRPESQRFDDRPSHELSLEKVELLDADWLFHAFPEGKASPTESDLWKELDVVEAGHAFPVDVDPWFLNASVVAANRVLDDMQKFMA
- a CDS encoding LysR substrate-binding domain-containing protein, with translation MEPLDTRGLVALRAVAEAGSVAAAATALSWSQPTVNHHLRNLERRLGATLIDRSPRGSHPTSVGSLVVARATEILGLCDRLGAEVALWRESQAVPVRIGAVPTVGARVIPRLHDQLQVRPRWQTRDEAVAGERTEVFTAALDVTMDEHAKLVSRLESGDLDLALLVSTDIDRTWIPATLNAAHLYSEQLHLCVPRSIGPIERDSHGMPDLAVLVSQTWAFSIDPGDAIDEVVRSFCLSAGFEPRVGMRMDDYAAINRMISAGLAVAMIPESSLSTDPDIEVIPMPLSACRRDVLLVSRSRSAASAGSRARHDPIVAAHDSAVAEVVADIRTVTAQWR
- a CDS encoding aminotransferase class V-fold PLP-dependent enzyme, which codes for MTVHQDSPMPPAPHSSSGSATHPALTQSRAPYAEALAYAADRNSLFLSTPGHGGTTEGISAGQAEFFGEHTLSLDIPPLFDGIDLGVDTPKDEALRLAAEAWGARRTWFLTNGSSQGNRMAALAVGTLGSGVVAQRSAHSSFIDGIVLAGLNPGFVYPNVDEVNGIAHGVTPDALRRAIRNHPEPVTAVYLVTPSYFGAVADVESLAEVAHEAGAALIIDAAWGAHFGFHPDLPASPVTQGADIVIMSTHKLAGSLTQSALLHLGDTEFADRLEPALARAFMMTASTSENAHLMASIDLARRALMTSKEAITDSLENIRHIRAQIEATDRYHLLSGEFLGHADVVDIDPFRLPIDITATGLDGHTVRKRLAEDFDIFPEMSTATTLVALIGIGKSPDIGRLVDALETLRLETADSATATTPAAGLPPLPTAGRLAMTPREAYFADSELVTAAEAVGRVSVSSLAAYPPGIPNVLPGEEITADTVDFLQAVAASPSGHVRGAADPGLETYRVVRN